In bacterium, the genomic stretch ACTTCGAGTGGTGGCAGGCGGCTTGCACGACGCCGGTCGAATCCACCAGTTTCTCGACGATCAAGGCCTACTACCGCTGAGCCTCGAGTGGCTCCGCCGCCCAAGTCACGAGGGGATCCCGCATTCGGGACCGCCGACTCGCCCCGCCAAGCCCCGATTGGCCCGCTTGCGCGGGCCGGGGCCCTGCCTGAATTGCTGCGCCTCGCGCGGTGCTCTATACTTGTTCCCGCCAGTCGCGCGCAGAGGGCTGCCCACAGGGGGAGCGTCCAGCTCGGCGGGACTCGCCGGGCGGGCGCACTGTCTCGGCGCGCAACTAGAGGAGGCGGTGAGCGTGCTACGACACTGGGCTTGCAGGCTGGCGATGCTAGTGCCGGTCCTGATCTCCTCTCCAACTGTGTCGGCCTTGCCCCTGCTTCCGGATGGCAGCTTCGAGGGGTGCTTTGGCTGCAACTGCGCCTGGGAGTGCACTGCCAATAACAACTTCGATTGGATCATCAATCCGAGCAACCCGAGCTATGGGTGGGATATCGATGCCTTCGATGGCGATTGGGTGGCCTGGCTCGGCGGCTTCTACGGCGGAGCCCCCAATCAGAACAAGTTCTGCGTGAACACTGTCAATGTGCTGGGCGAGTGCATCGTCTGGCGCTGGATGGGCTGGGTTCCCGAGGGGCACACTGGCAACCGCGTGCGAGTCACGATGAACGGCACCGTGGTCTTCGAGAAAGAGCTGCGCTACCCGGAGGACCATACCTATCCAAACTGGGGGATCCTTCAGACCGAGAACCTCCTGGAATGGGACTCGATCCCGGACGTCGAGTTCTGCATCGAGTTCATCCCGACCGACGGGGCGAACATGCTGGTCGACTACATCGAGTGGGTCCAGCACTGCACCACGGCAGTCGAGACCACCAGCTTCTCGACGATCAAGGCCTACTACCGCTGAGCCTCGAGCGGCCCCGCACGGGTAGGCCACGCGGGGATCCCGCATTCGGGACCGCCGACTCGCCCCGCCAAGCCCCGATTGACCCGCTTCCTGCTTCTTCCTATGCTCTGGCCGCGCCGCGCCTGGCTGGCCCGTCTGCGCCCAGGGTGGGGCTCGACTCAGGCGCGCGGCCAGGAAGGGAGGTTGACGGGTGCACATTCTCTTTCCCTATCTCGCCCGCTATCGCGCCGTGAACTGGACGCGCTACCACCACCTCTTCGGCCAGCTCGCGGCGATGGGCCACCGCATCACGGTGCTCCAGCCGCCGCCGGCCGCGATCGGCGAGACGAACTTCCAGGAGATCGAGGTCGAGCTGCCGCCGGCGATCGCCCTGCGGGACGTGGCGATGCCCGGCTGGTTCTGGGATCGCCGCTGGCCCCTGGACAAGCTCGTCAAGAAGGGCAGCTACGGGCTCGTCTGCCGCGACACCGTCGAGCGCATCGTGGCCGAGGAGGCGGTGGACGCGCTGATCGTCTACAACCTGCCGCAGGCGGGGCTGCTCGACATCGCGCCGCCGCGCGGGCGCAAGCTGGTGCGCGTCTTCGATCTCGCCGACGACTACGAGGCGATGCTCGCCAAGGAGCTGGGCCGGCTCGCCATCGGTCCGCTGCTCTGGCAGGGCCGGCGCACGCTGCGCGGCATGCTGGAGAGCGCCGACCTCGTGCTCAGCGTGAGCCACAGCCTGGCCGAGGACTACCCGGACCGGCGCATCGAGGTGCTGCCCAACGGCGTCGACTTCGCGCGCTTCGACGCCGTGCGCGCTGCCACGGAGGGGCGCGTGGGGAGCGCGGAGCCCGGCCGGCGCCTCGTGGTCGGCTATCTCGGCGCCTTCGAGTACTTCATCGACTTCCCGCTCATCCTGGACATCGCGGCCCGCATGCCCGAGACTCGCTTCCGGCTGATCGGCGCCGGGCGCGACTTCGAGGCCGTGCGCAGCGCCGCCGCCGAGCGCGGGCTCGACAACGTGGAACTTCCCGGCCCGGTGCCGTTTCACCGCGTGCCCGCCGAGATCGCGGCGATGGACATCTGCCTCAACCTCTTCGTGCCCATCCCGATCAGCCACAAGGCCAGCCCGATGAAGCTCTT encodes the following:
- a CDS encoding glycosyltransferase family 4 protein, encoding MHILFPYLARYRAVNWTRYHHLFGQLAAMGHRITVLQPPPAAIGETNFQEIEVELPPAIALRDVAMPGWFWDRRWPLDKLVKKGSYGLVCRDTVERIVAEEAVDALIVYNLPQAGLLDIAPPRGRKLVRVFDLADDYEAMLAKELGRLAIGPLLWQGRRTLRGMLESADLVLSVSHSLAEDYPDRRIEVLPNGVDFARFDAVRAATEGRVGSAEPGRRLVVGYLGAFEYFIDFPLILDIAARMPETRFRLIGAGRDFEAVRSAAAERGLDNVELPGPVPFHRVPAEIAAMDICLNLFVPIPISHKASPMKLFEYLAMGRPVLTSDLEEVRRYGVDFLVTVRSADEGAAALARLAADPAERARLAEAGRDWVRAACDWKDIANRLVELIEQTADRMH